The sequence GTTAGATAATCAACGCTAAATTTTTCTCTAACCTCAGTGTCTACTTCCCTAACCGAAAAATAGGAGTTAATTCTATGCCTACCGATATAAAAAATCAACAAGAAAACAAATCTACCCATGAAAAAAACAATATTAGTCGTGATATTATTGAATTACAACAAGCCGAGAAAAAACAAGACGAAAAAAATCTAGGAATAGCTAATTTTATCCACCAAGATTCTGTAAGAACTATATCCATTAGCATGAACAAACCTTGTAATGACATGTTTGCCCTTTCTACAATACTATGTGAACAAGAGGATGAACCCAACAAAAAGAGTACTATAGCTACAGTTGCCGCTTATGCTAAAGACTTAATGTATTACTCTAGAAATATAGTAAATTTTACTAGCTACCCAATCTCACTTGCTACCACAAGCGTAGTACCTGCCCCTACAGCTTCTAGAAAATTCAACCCTGAAACGTTAGTAAACAATGTTATTAATAAACTAATGCTATTCTTTAAGAATAAAGGCATAAGGTTTGCAAATAATTTCACCAAGGACGTTCCAACAATCATCATTGGTGACGGTTACCGACTTGAGGCAATATTAACCCAGTTAATTACCAATGCCATTAAATATACTGAACAAGGCAGTATTACCTTAACCACCTATTTTTTTCCTGGAGGTACTAAAACATTACAAAAGGATAGAGAGTATAATAGTAGAAACACTATAGACGCCCAAAAAGTCAAAGATATTTTACAATTGATTGTTCATGATACAGGGGTTGGTATGTCTGAAAAACAGCGACAATCTATCTATCAGCAATTAAATGGTCTCGAAGCTAGTGATGATGAATTAGCGACGGATTCAAACTCAGAATCAAATTTAGAATTAGGTCTAGGTTTAAGTCTAGTCAAACAATTTATTCATGAAATAAAGGGCAAAATTGATGTTAATAGCCAGCATGGTAAGAGTACGACTTTTACTTTGCAAATACCGGTAAAACTGCCTTAAATTGGGTATAGAGACAGGATATCACGTGTGGCGGTGTCACACACTGAGGTTAGGGGAATCAATG comes from Candidatus Tisiphia endosymbiont of Nemotelus nigrinus and encodes:
- a CDS encoding sensor histidine kinase, encoding MPTDIKNQQENKSTHEKNNISRDIIELQQAEKKQDEKNLGIANFIHQDSVRTISISMNKPCNDMFALSTILCEQEDEPNKKSTIATVAAYAKDLMYYSRNIVNFTSYPISLATTSVVPAPTASRKFNPETLVNNVINKLMLFFKNKGIRFANNFTKDVPTIIIGDGYRLEAILTQLITNAIKYTEQGSITLTTYFFPGGTKTLQKDREYNSRNTIDAQKVKDILQLIVHDTGVGMSEKQRQSIYQQLNGLEASDDELATDSNSESNLELGLGLSLVKQFIHEIKGKIDVNSQHGKSTTFTLQIPVKLP